The DNA region GGCCGTGATTCGGAGCCGTTTAACGCGTTCCTTCAGCGCGTCCTGCTCGCCCGAGTAGACCAGCTCGCCGTCCCGGAGGATCGCTACTTGGCCTGCGACGCGTTCGAGGTCGCTGGTGATGTGCGTGCTGAACAGCACCGCGCGGCGCGGGTCTTCAATGATCTCTAGCAGCGTGCGGAGGAACTGCCGGCGCGCCGCAGGATCAAGGCTGGCGACAGGCTCGTCTAGCACCAGCAGCTCCGGCTCCGGGCCGAGCGCCAGCACGATCCCTAGCGCCTGGAGCTGGCCGACCGACAGCGGGCCGACGCGTTCCTCCAGCGGCAGCCGCCAACGGTCGCACAGCTCCGCCACCAGCTTGTGGTTCCAACCCGGGTAGAACGCGGCGTGGTAGGCGATCACCTGCCGGACCCGCATCCACGGGTAGCTGGCCACCTCTTGCGGCACGTAGCCGATCCTCGCCTTGGTTTCGGCCGACAGGTCCCACGCGTCGTCGCCGAAGATACGCGCCTGGCCCGCGGTGGGACGCAGCAGCCCGAGCGCGCACTTGATGAGCGTTGACTTACCCGATCCGTTCTGCCCTAGCAGCCCCAGCACCTCGCCCGGCTCGATCCGCAGGTCGACGCCGCACAGCACCTGCTTGTCGCCGAAGCTCTTCGCGAGCTTTGTGGTAATGAACGGACAGTCGGCGGCGCGGCCAGCCGCGGCGCCGCGGGCAACTTCGGGGGTGGCGCCGGAGTTAACGTCTTGGGTGGCGGTCATGGCTGGTACTCCTTGAGGATCGCGTCGATCACGTGACGCAGTTGCTTCTCGGTGAGCCCGAGCTGGGCCGCGCGGTGCAGGGCGGGGGCCAGCAGCTCGCGGAGCTGTAGTTGCCGCTCGGCCGCGGTCCCCGTGCCGGTCGTCGGCAGCACGCGCATCCCCTGGCCGCGGACGCGCTCCACCACCCCCTCGGCCTCGAGCCGCGAGTAGGCCTTGCTGACGGTCATCGGGTTGACGTCGGCCGCTTGGGCCACCTGGCGGACGCTGGGGAGCAGGTCGCCCGCCCTGAGCCGGCCGCCGGCCACCAGGGCGTGCACCTGCTCTACCACCTGCAGGTAGATAGGGGTCCCGGCGCTGGGGCGGATGTCGAACTGGCAGGGCTGGGCGTCCATGTGTATTACTACAGTAGACACTGTGTATTAGTCTGTCAATACACTTCGGGCGGGTGAGGAAAAGTTCTCTCGCAGAGGCGCGGAGGCGCAGAGACGATCGCGGAAACCGCTGTGGCAGCAGGTGTAGAGTAGGTGGTTCTGCCGGCGTAGAAGGGCCTACGATCGAGAGATTCCGATCCGCCGGCAGGTTCAACTACCTTTTGCCCGTTGCGGTCGTGGTGGCTCGTGGGCTGACGGGAAGGGAAAGGTGAACCCGCCGGATCCGTCGGTAGCGCCAACACCGGATCCCTCGCCGGCGGAACCACCTACCTACAAACTTCGCTCTGCGTCTCCGCGCCTCTGCGAGAGCCCCCGGTCCCACCAGAAAATGGCGCAAAATCGTGCTCGCGGCTGGCGCTGCGTTTGGGATAATGCCGGGTTGGCTGCGGCGGGTGCAGGGAGGGACGCGCGGGGTTTTGTCCCTCTGGTGTCCGCTGGGGGCCTTGATAGTCCGCGGCAAGAAACGACGGCGCCCCGAGTTACCCCGCGGCTGGGGGGGCTCCGTCGACGTAAGTTGTTTATCCTCCGACAATGCAGGCGGGTTCCACCACGCGAGGGGGGGTTTTGTCCGAAAATCGCTCCCGGCAGTGACGGACAAAAGGGACAAAACCCCGCGACGGCCTTTGACCCCCATTCCGACCATGACCCAACGCGACGCCCCCAACGCAAACGCCCCGGCCGACGGGGCGCGTCCCCCGGCTCGGGGCCGGGGCGCGCAGGGTCAGCCGGACAACCCGTACCTGCCGCTGCGGGTCGAGCCCTGGCTGGAGGACCTGGAGGATGAAGCCTGCGCCGCGCCCCGCACCACCTACTACGACGACTTGTCGCAGTCGATCGTCTCCGAGAACAACAGCCCGGACATCCCCTTCCGCTACAGCGTGAACCCCTACCGCGGCTGCCAGCACGGCTGCAGCTACTGCTACGCCAGGCCGACGCACGAGTACCTGGGGCTGAGCGCGGGGCTGGACTTTGAGACGAAAGTCTTCGTCAAACGCGACGCGGCGAGGCTGTTCCGCGCGTGGCTGGCGCGGCCCAAGTACGTGCCAGAAGAAGTAGCGATGTCTGGCGTGACCGACTGCTACCAGCCGGTCGAACGGCAATTGCGGATCACGCGCAGCGTGCTGGAGGTGGCGGCAGCGTGCCGGCAGCCGATCGGCATCGTCACCAAGAACGCTTTGGTGACGCGCGACCTCGACCTGCTGTCGGACCTGGCGCGCGACAACGCGGCGGGGGTAGCGGTGTCGATCACCACACTCGATCCCAAGCTGGCGCGCGTGATGGAGCCGCGGACCAGCACCCCCGCGGCGCGGCTGCGGGCGATCCGCGAGCTCACCGCGGGGGGCGTTCCCGTGCGGGTGATGGCGGCGCCGGTGATCCCGGGGCTGAACGACTCGGAGCTGCCGGCGATCCTGCGGGCCGCCGCCGAGGCGGGGGCGACCTCGGCCGGGTACGTGCTGCTGCGGCTGCCGACGACGGTGCGGGAGGTGTTTCTGGAGTGGCTGCGGGCGTTCGAGCCGACGCGTTACGAGCGGGTGGTGTCGCTGGTGCAATCGACCCGCGGCGGGAAGCTGAACTCCAGCGACTTCGCCGACCGCCAGCGGGGCCGCGGCGCGTACGCCCAGCAGATCGGTCAGACGTTTGCGGTGTTCGCCAAGAAGTGTGGCCTGTCGGCCAAGGGTCGGCCGCTGAGCGCGGCGGCGTTCCGTCCCCCCGTGGTCCCTGGCGCCCAGCAGCGTCTGTTTTGAATTCCTGCGAAGGCAGACCGCATTGTTCAATCGGGGGGGCCGTTGTGGTTAGAATATCGGCTCGGTTTAAATGAGCTCGTCGACTCTAGGAACAGACACCATGATCCGTATTGCTGTGCTGCTATCGCTGCTCGCCGCCCCGGCCCTGGCCAAGGAGTACCTCACCGGCAAGCAGTGGCAAGAACCGACGATCATCACCCCCGGCGAAACCTGCGGCGCGGCGCCGTCGGACGCGGTGGTGCTGTTCGGCGGGGAGGACCTGTCTGCCTGGAACGGCGCGGAGCGCTGGAGCGTGAAGGACGGCGACATGGTGGTGGGGAAGGGGAAGATCTACACCAAGCAGGAGTTCGGCGACTGCCAGTTGCACATCGAGTGGTCGGCCCCCACCCCTCCGAAAGGAAAAAGCCAGGGGCGCGGCAACAGCGGCGTGTTCTTCGTCTCGCCCCCGGGCAAGAACGGATTCGAGATGCAGGTGCTGGACTCGTACGACAACAAGACCTACTTCGACGGCCAGGCGGCCAGCATCTACAAGCAGACCCCGCCGATGGCCAACGCGATGCGTCCGCCGGGGGAGTGGAACGTGTACGACATCGCCTGGACGGCGCCCACGTTTGACGACGCGGGCAAGCTGAAGAGCCCGGCGGCGATCACCGCGCTGCACAACGGCGTGCTGGTGCTGAACCACTTC from Pirellulimonas nuda includes:
- a CDS encoding GntR family transcriptional regulator, which gives rise to MDAQPCQFDIRPSAGTPIYLQVVEQVHALVAGGRLRAGDLLPSVRQVAQAADVNPMTVSKAYSRLEAEGVVERVRGQGMRVLPTTGTGTAAERQLQLRELLAPALHRAAQLGLTEKQLRHVIDAILKEYQP
- a CDS encoding 3-keto-disaccharide hydrolase; this encodes MIRIAVLLSLLAAPALAKEYLTGKQWQEPTIITPGETCGAAPSDAVVLFGGEDLSAWNGAERWSVKDGDMVVGKGKIYTKQEFGDCQLHIEWSAPTPPKGKSQGRGNSGVFFVSPPGKNGFEMQVLDSYDNKTYFDGQAASIYKQTPPMANAMRPPGEWNVYDIAWTAPTFDDAGKLKSPAAITALHNGVLVLNHFELLGDTPFDRPPTYEGYTSRGPIGLQDHGNPIRFRNIWVREIKAPVGEQVREPWLR
- a CDS encoding PA0069 family radical SAM protein, producing MTQRDAPNANAPADGARPPARGRGAQGQPDNPYLPLRVEPWLEDLEDEACAAPRTTYYDDLSQSIVSENNSPDIPFRYSVNPYRGCQHGCSYCYARPTHEYLGLSAGLDFETKVFVKRDAARLFRAWLARPKYVPEEVAMSGVTDCYQPVERQLRITRSVLEVAAACRQPIGIVTKNALVTRDLDLLSDLARDNAAGVAVSITTLDPKLARVMEPRTSTPAARLRAIRELTAGGVPVRVMAAPVIPGLNDSELPAILRAAAEAGATSAGYVLLRLPTTVREVFLEWLRAFEPTRYERVVSLVQSTRGGKLNSSDFADRQRGRGAYAQQIGQTFAVFAKKCGLSAKGRPLSAAAFRPPVVPGAQQRLF
- a CDS encoding ABC transporter ATP-binding protein; this translates as MTATQDVNSGATPEVARGAAAGRAADCPFITTKLAKSFGDKQVLCGVDLRIEPGEVLGLLGQNGSGKSTLIKCALGLLRPTAGQARIFGDDAWDLSAETKARIGYVPQEVASYPWMRVRQVIAYHAAFYPGWNHKLVAELCDRWRLPLEERVGPLSVGQLQALGIVLALGPEPELLVLDEPVASLDPAARRQFLRTLLEIIEDPRRAVLFSTHITSDLERVAGQVAILRDGELVYSGEQDALKERVKRLRITAQQPLPQAFAVPGAVRYDIDGPAAAVTVDGYTPELAQELRRVWDAEVEVDDLNLEEIFVDMHT